Proteins encoded in a region of the Pseudomonas viciae genome:
- a CDS encoding OmpA family lipoprotein: MFTSRRLIVVATAVALLSGCASPNPYDNQGQASTESSGMSKTAKYGGLGALAGALAGAAIGHDNRGKGALIGAAVVGASAAGYGYYADQQEKKLRASMANTGVEVQRQGDQIKLIMPGNITFATDSANIASSFYQPLNNLANSLKEFNQNQIEIVGYTDSTGSRQHNMDLSQRRAQSVATYLTSQGVSGANLSARGAGPDNPVASNADVNGRAQNRRVEVNLKAIPGQQYQAPQQQGQTYQQYP, from the coding sequence ATGTTCACCTCGCGTCGCTTGATCGTTGTTGCTACTGCAGTAGCCCTGTTGTCCGGCTGTGCGTCGCCTAACCCTTATGACAACCAGGGCCAGGCTTCCACGGAGTCTTCAGGCATGAGCAAGACCGCCAAGTACGGCGGCCTCGGTGCCCTGGCTGGTGCATTGGCCGGTGCGGCCATCGGTCATGATAATCGCGGCAAAGGCGCGTTGATCGGCGCCGCCGTAGTGGGGGCTTCCGCAGCCGGTTATGGCTATTACGCTGACCAACAGGAAAAGAAACTGCGGGCGAGCATGGCCAATACCGGCGTTGAAGTGCAGCGCCAGGGCGACCAGATCAAGCTGATCATGCCGGGCAACATCACCTTCGCCACCGATTCGGCGAACATCGCGTCCAGCTTCTACCAGCCGCTGAATAACCTGGCCAACTCCCTCAAGGAGTTCAACCAGAACCAGATCGAAATCGTCGGCTACACCGACAGCACCGGCAGCCGCCAGCACAACATGGACCTGTCCCAGCGTCGTGCCCAGAGCGTGGCGACCTACCTGACATCCCAAGGCGTGAGCGGCGCGAACCTGTCGGCCCGCGGCGCCGGCCCGGACAATCCGGTGGCCAGCAACGCCGACGTCAATGGCCGTGCGCAAAACCGTCGCGTCGAGGTCAACCTCAAGGCCATCCCCGGCCAGCAATACCAGGCCCCACAGCAGCAGGGCCAGACTTACCAGCAATACCCATAA